From a region of the Haloferax volcanii DS2 genome:
- a CDS encoding sensor histidine kinase, whose translation MSDTRVVLVDECPDALVDALGRRGFTTETCADRGDVFSSLDAGVGGVVVRGALDAEFASGVRDRVGVVPVFFLTESPPESAHDGGAIAISDPETPEAVASVAARVERAIEFTQWASAGRNSDSLYRTVVEQSHDAIFVAQDGEFRFWNRRLTELTGLRDGELTERSVSSIVHPDDRERAAAIATTRRQGVDAPASYEIRLVDADGAARECSTNVREIDYHGSDAVLVSMRDVTEQRATEAQFRGLVELARDLVTLVGTDGRIKYQSPSVTEVLGFDEDELVGEHVADLIHPDDWDRVKAVFERALQTGADGTDPVRYRQRNAEGSWTWLESVGCNQADTSVDGFVVTSRNVTEQRSYEQRLKRYETIVERIGQGAYVLDEAGVVQFINEAALSRTTIPMSTFVGRHISALRDAGYLAADQYERAQSALDAVLGGESERERFEIELSFPEKNYVAEFTVSPIVDDGGEVAGAVGISTDVTERKRYEQRLNALHASTRRLTGATSREEVAEIVREAATEVLDYAISGVLLYDESQDALVPTAFTDEAWDVFGDVPPIPRGAGLTWEVFERGEHNLYRDVDSNPRRFVLDAGVKEELIVPIPDHGVFFVASVGDDSLADQRIALAKVLAANTRAVLHRVEREQLLRRRERELASQNEQLESFASVVSHDLKNPLNAAMGYLDLAREQYDGDELDRVADAHERMAGIVEDMLALARNGQTVEEAERLSLGGVAEAAWTTAASDAPEATLVTDGEIPVDAHRGRLRQLLENLFSNAIRHGGDDVTVRVGPLDDRAGFYVEDDGPGIPPDDRPRMFEAGYTTSSEGTGFGLSVVMSVVNAHGWSVWFVESDDGGARFEITTESDH comes from the coding sequence ATGAGCGACACCCGCGTCGTACTGGTCGACGAGTGCCCCGACGCCCTCGTCGACGCCCTCGGACGACGCGGGTTCACGACCGAGACGTGCGCCGACCGCGGCGACGTGTTCAGTTCCCTCGACGCCGGAGTCGGCGGCGTCGTCGTCCGCGGCGCTCTCGACGCCGAGTTCGCCTCCGGCGTCCGCGACCGAGTCGGCGTGGTCCCGGTGTTCTTTCTGACCGAAAGCCCCCCGGAGTCGGCCCACGACGGCGGCGCAATCGCCATCAGCGACCCGGAGACGCCGGAAGCGGTCGCCTCTGTCGCCGCGCGGGTCGAGCGGGCCATCGAGTTCACGCAGTGGGCGTCGGCCGGGCGGAACTCGGACTCGCTGTATCGGACCGTCGTCGAGCAGAGCCACGACGCCATCTTCGTCGCGCAGGACGGCGAGTTTCGCTTTTGGAACCGCCGGCTGACCGAGCTCACCGGCCTGCGCGACGGCGAACTCACCGAGCGGTCGGTGTCGAGTATCGTCCACCCCGACGACCGCGAGCGGGCCGCCGCCATCGCCACGACGCGACGACAGGGCGTCGACGCACCCGCGAGCTACGAGATTCGTCTCGTCGACGCCGACGGCGCGGCCCGCGAGTGCTCGACGAACGTCAGAGAAATCGACTACCACGGCTCCGACGCCGTCCTCGTCTCGATGCGCGACGTGACCGAGCAGCGGGCCACGGAAGCGCAGTTCCGCGGGCTCGTGGAGCTGGCACGGGACCTCGTGACCCTCGTGGGAACCGACGGGCGAATCAAGTACCAGAGCCCCTCCGTCACCGAGGTGCTCGGATTCGACGAGGACGAACTCGTCGGAGAGCACGTCGCCGACCTGATTCACCCCGACGACTGGGACCGCGTCAAGGCCGTCTTCGAGCGCGCGCTCCAGACCGGGGCCGACGGGACCGACCCCGTCCGGTACCGCCAGCGGAACGCCGAGGGGTCGTGGACGTGGCTCGAATCCGTGGGGTGCAATCAGGCCGACACCTCGGTCGACGGCTTCGTCGTCACCTCGCGAAACGTGACCGAACAGCGGAGCTACGAGCAGCGGCTCAAGCGCTACGAGACCATCGTCGAGAGAATCGGCCAAGGCGCGTACGTGCTCGACGAGGCGGGTGTCGTCCAGTTCATCAACGAGGCCGCGCTCTCGCGGACGACCATCCCCATGTCGACGTTCGTCGGCCGACACATCTCGGCGCTCCGCGACGCCGGCTATCTCGCCGCCGACCAGTACGAACGCGCCCAGTCCGCGCTCGACGCCGTCCTCGGCGGCGAGAGCGAGCGCGAGCGGTTCGAAATCGAACTGTCGTTTCCCGAGAAAAACTACGTGGCCGAGTTCACCGTCTCGCCCATCGTCGACGACGGCGGGGAGGTCGCGGGCGCGGTCGGCATCTCGACGGACGTGACGGAGCGAAAGCGGTACGAACAGCGGCTCAACGCGCTGCACGCGTCGACCCGACGGCTGACGGGGGCGACGAGCCGCGAGGAAGTCGCGGAAATCGTCCGCGAGGCCGCCACCGAAGTCCTCGACTACGCGATTAGCGGCGTCCTCCTGTACGACGAGTCGCAGGACGCGCTCGTCCCGACGGCGTTCACCGACGAGGCGTGGGACGTGTTCGGCGACGTGCCGCCGATTCCGCGAGGGGCCGGGCTGACGTGGGAGGTGTTCGAACGCGGCGAGCACAACCTCTACCGGGACGTGGACTCGAACCCGAGACGGTTCGTCCTCGACGCCGGGGTCAAAGAGGAACTCATCGTGCCGATTCCCGACCACGGCGTGTTCTTCGTCGCGTCCGTCGGCGACGACTCGCTGGCCGACCAGCGCATCGCGTTGGCGAAGGTGTTGGCCGCCAACACCCGCGCGGTCTTGCACCGGGTCGAACGCGAACAGCTCTTGCGGCGGCGCGAGCGCGAACTCGCCAGCCAGAACGAACAGCTCGAATCGTTCGCGTCGGTCGTCTCGCACGACCTCAAGAACCCGCTGAACGCGGCGATGGGCTATCTCGACCTCGCCCGCGAGCAGTACGACGGCGACGAACTGGACCGCGTCGCCGACGCCCACGAGCGGATGGCCGGCATCGTCGAGGACATGTTGGCGCTCGCGCGTAACGGTCAGACGGTCGAGGAGGCCGAGCGACTGTCGCTCGGGGGCGTCGCCGAGGCGGCGTGGACGACCGCCGCGAGCGACGCGCCGGAAGCGACGCTCGTCACCGACGGCGAAATCCCGGTCGACGCCCACCGCGGGCGGCTCAGACAGCTCCTCGAAAACCTCTTTTCGAACGCGATTCGCCACGGCGGCGACGACGTGACCGTCCGGGTCGGCCCCCTCGACGACCGCGCCGGCTTCTACGTCGAAGACGACGGCCCGGGGATTCCGCCGGACGACCGCCCCCGCATGTTCGAGGCGGGCTACACCACGAGTTCCGAGGGGACCGGCTTCGGCCTCAGCGTCGTCATGAGCGTCGTGAACGCCCACGGCTGGAGCGTCTGGTTCGTCGAGAGCGACGACGGCGGCGCGCGGTTCGAAATCACGACCGAAAGCGACCACTGA
- a CDS encoding bacterio-opsin activator domain-containing protein → MTGDHASGYEVELGHPLAGASPDGTFEDPEFELTFVGGIPVTDEPVPYFVARGSDREALDDLLDDHASIERFEPISDGPEGRHYRCEWATRDGDILSAIRECDGIASRLGITEQALSQRLRRALRNLVGSTIDDLDRGSRSE, encoded by the coding sequence ATGACCGGCGACCACGCCAGTGGGTACGAGGTCGAACTCGGCCACCCGCTGGCCGGGGCCTCGCCCGACGGAACGTTCGAAGACCCCGAGTTCGAACTCACGTTCGTCGGCGGTATCCCGGTGACGGACGAGCCGGTTCCCTACTTCGTCGCCCGCGGGAGCGACCGCGAGGCGCTCGACGACCTGCTCGACGACCACGCGAGCATCGAGCGCTTCGAACCGATATCGGACGGACCCGAGGGACGGCATTACCGCTGCGAGTGGGCGACCCGCGACGGCGACATCCTCTCGGCCATCCGCGAGTGCGACGGCATCGCGAGCCGGTTGGGTATCACCGAACAGGCGCTCTCACAGCGGCTTCGTCGGGCCCTCCGAAACCTCGTCGGGTCGACGATAGACGACCTCGACCGCGGTTCGCGGTCCGAGTGA
- a CDS encoding lipoate--protein ligase family protein, whose amino-acid sequence MRVIRGRGPDREADRAVTAAMLREAGDTGEPAFRAWTPHRQLAFGRRDTRAPRYDEAVAAAEERGFPAVERSVGGRAVAYTGTTVAFAHAVPLDDARSGLDARYEAGTTAVVRALRTLGVPARRGEPPASYCPGDHSVQAGGKLCGLAQRVRKEGALVSGVVVVTDRDEIADVLAPVYEAIDVPFDPDSVGSVADAGGPASSDAVCDALEAAFVGDAETRVEDAADLA is encoded by the coding sequence ATGCGCGTCATCCGCGGCCGCGGGCCCGACCGGGAGGCGGACCGGGCGGTCACCGCGGCCATGCTCCGCGAGGCGGGCGACACGGGCGAACCGGCGTTCCGCGCGTGGACGCCGCACCGACAGCTCGCGTTCGGCAGGCGCGACACCCGCGCCCCGCGGTACGACGAGGCCGTCGCCGCCGCCGAGGAACGCGGTTTTCCCGCTGTCGAGCGCTCCGTCGGCGGCCGCGCGGTGGCCTACACGGGAACCACCGTCGCGTTCGCCCACGCGGTTCCCCTCGACGACGCCCGGAGCGGCCTCGACGCGCGGTACGAGGCCGGAACGACCGCCGTCGTCCGCGCCCTGCGAACCCTCGGCGTCCCCGCGCGGCGGGGCGAGCCCCCGGCGTCGTACTGCCCCGGCGACCACTCGGTCCAAGCGGGCGGGAAGCTCTGCGGCCTCGCCCAGCGCGTTCGAAAAGAGGGCGCGCTCGTCTCCGGCGTGGTCGTCGTCACCGACCGCGACGAGATAGCCGACGTGCTCGCGCCCGTCTACGAGGCCATCGACGTTCCCTTCGACCCGGATTCGGTGGGGAGCGTCGCCGACGCCGGCGGCCCGGCCAGTTCCGACGCGGTCTGCGACGCCCTCGAAGCCGCCTTCGTTGGCGACGCGGAGACGCGCGTCGAAGACGCGGCGGACCTCGCGTGA
- a CDS encoding dihydroorotase — MRIENATLADGRAVDVRVEDGTVEAVGDLDSVDAEETVDAEENLLLPGAIDVHVHFREPGFEHKETWETGARSAAAGGVTTVADQPNTDPTTTDGAGFDVKAECAANACIDYGINGGVTADWDPDSLFDRPLFALGEVFLADSTGDMGIEADLFAEAAERAGEAGVPVTVHAEDADLFDESAIEGDLGGVGRDADADAWSAYRTAGAEAVAVERAVRVGGETGAQIHIAHTSTPEGVDAARDGGATCEATPHHLFLSRDDLDELGTYGRMNPPLRSEARREAMFERLADGRIDMVATDHAPHTREEKERSLLDAPSGVPGVETMVPLLLGAVVAGDLTAERVRDVVAANPADVFDLPRKGRIEAGADADLALYDLDAAREIRGADLHSNCEWTPFEGHTGVFPEWTMLRGEFVWDGDEFGAVAGENVRD, encoded by the coding sequence ATGCGAATCGAGAACGCGACGCTGGCCGACGGCCGCGCCGTCGACGTCCGCGTCGAGGACGGAACCGTCGAGGCGGTCGGTGACCTCGACTCCGTCGACGCCGAGGAGACCGTCGACGCCGAGGAGAACCTGCTTCTGCCGGGCGCTATCGACGTGCACGTCCACTTCCGCGAACCGGGATTCGAGCACAAGGAGACGTGGGAGACCGGCGCGCGGAGCGCCGCCGCGGGGGGCGTGACGACCGTCGCCGACCAGCCGAACACCGACCCGACGACGACCGACGGCGCGGGCTTCGACGTGAAAGCGGAGTGCGCCGCGAACGCCTGCATCGACTACGGTATCAACGGCGGCGTCACCGCCGACTGGGACCCGGACAGTCTGTTCGACCGACCGCTTTTCGCCCTCGGCGAGGTGTTTCTGGCCGATTCGACCGGCGACATGGGCATCGAGGCCGACCTGTTTGCCGAGGCCGCGGAGCGCGCCGGCGAGGCGGGCGTGCCCGTCACGGTCCACGCCGAGGACGCCGACCTGTTCGACGAATCGGCCATCGAGGGCGACCTCGGCGGGGTCGGCCGCGACGCCGACGCCGACGCGTGGAGCGCCTACCGCACCGCCGGGGCCGAGGCGGTCGCCGTCGAGCGCGCCGTCCGCGTCGGCGGCGAGACCGGCGCGCAGATTCACATCGCCCACACGAGCACGCCGGAGGGCGTCGACGCCGCCCGCGACGGCGGCGCGACCTGCGAGGCGACGCCGCACCACCTGTTTCTGTCCCGCGACGACCTCGACGAGTTGGGCACCTACGGCCGGATGAACCCGCCGCTCCGCTCCGAGGCGCGCCGCGAGGCCATGTTCGAGCGCCTCGCCGACGGCCGCATCGACATGGTCGCCACGGACCACGCGCCGCACACGCGCGAGGAGAAAGAACGGTCGCTCCTCGACGCCCCGAGCGGCGTCCCCGGCGTCGAGACGATGGTGCCCCTGCTTCTCGGCGCGGTCGTCGCCGGCGACCTCACCGCCGAGCGCGTCCGCGACGTGGTCGCCGCGAACCCCGCCGACGTGTTCGACCTGCCGCGCAAGGGCCGCATCGAGGCGGGCGCGGACGCCGACCTCGCGCTGTACGACCTCGACGCCGCCCGCGAGATTCGCGGCGCGGACCTCCACTCGAACTGCGAGTGGACGCCGTTCGAGGGCCACACCGGCGTCTTCCCCGAGTGGACGATGCTCCGCGGTGAGTTCGTCTGGGACGGCGACGAGTTCGGCGCGGTCGCCGGCGAGAACGTCCGCGACTGA
- a CDS encoding DUF7529 family protein, with the protein MTDERTPPRGRDPNADADEPHALTGLLSFWETVVEDAEATAAEYEDEGWETLVLHPGDVSVLPPANLPEATERVGFDVLVPGSEFESLSSWVESAEFDRYDVYRAREDDTVFVVSVVQDAAASKAVVVPLYYELGEVDAMATKARKQDELRLYVRPVEADRRVELVQSEPDPLFP; encoded by the coding sequence ATGACCGACGAGCGGACGCCGCCGCGAGGCCGCGACCCGAACGCGGACGCCGACGAACCGCATGCACTCACGGGACTGCTGTCGTTCTGGGAGACGGTCGTGGAGGACGCCGAGGCGACCGCGGCCGAGTACGAAGACGAGGGTTGGGAGACGCTCGTGCTCCATCCCGGCGACGTGTCGGTGTTGCCGCCGGCGAACCTGCCGGAGGCGACGGAGCGCGTCGGCTTCGACGTGCTCGTCCCCGGAAGCGAGTTCGAGTCGCTGTCGTCGTGGGTCGAGTCGGCCGAGTTCGACCGTTACGACGTGTACCGCGCCCGCGAGGATGACACCGTGTTCGTCGTCTCGGTCGTGCAGGACGCCGCGGCGTCGAAGGCCGTCGTCGTCCCGCTGTACTACGAGCTGGGCGAGGTGGACGCGATGGCGACGAAGGCGCGAAAACAGGACGAACTCCGGCTCTACGTTCGGCCGGTCGAGGCGGACCGACGCGTCGAGTTAGTCCAGTCGGAACCGGACCCGCTTTTCCCCTGA